One Gloeobacter morelensis MG652769 DNA window includes the following coding sequences:
- a CDS encoding glycosyltransferase yields MSNTSMTLVVPARNEAAHLDWVLPTAHAALPANTLLVLADSASTDDTPAVARSWLAHLPNLRYWRAEKPGKGLAVREAWRAFPADYLAFMDADLATDLAALPRLKSALDRADLAIGSRRHPLSRVQRPLLRRLVSRCFGGVLHSYFPDLPYRDTTCGFKGIRAEVFRQLEPLVLNEQWFFDTELVLHAHWQGHAVRELAIRWREEPSRPSSVHLLRVSCEYLQELNRLCRLRQITPPAHHKAQATVLR; encoded by the coding sequence ATGTCGAATACGTCGATGACCCTCGTGGTACCCGCCCGCAACGAGGCCGCCCATCTCGACTGGGTATTGCCCACCGCCCACGCCGCCCTGCCCGCCAACACCCTGCTGGTGCTCGCCGACAGCGCTTCTACCGACGACACCCCGGCGGTGGCCCGCTCCTGGCTCGCGCACCTTCCCAACCTGCGCTACTGGCGCGCCGAGAAGCCCGGCAAAGGTCTTGCCGTCCGCGAGGCGTGGCGCGCCTTTCCGGCCGACTATCTGGCGTTTATGGACGCGGATCTGGCTACGGATCTGGCGGCTTTGCCGCGGCTGAAGTCCGCCCTCGACCGGGCCGACCTCGCCATCGGCAGCCGCCGCCATCCCCTGTCGCGGGTCCAGCGGCCGCTGCTGCGCCGGCTGGTCTCCCGCTGCTTTGGAGGGGTACTGCATAGCTATTTTCCAGACCTACCTTACCGGGATACGACCTGTGGCTTCAAAGGGATACGCGCGGAAGTTTTCCGGCAACTGGAGCCGCTGGTATTGAACGAACAGTGGTTTTTTGACACTGAGCTGGTGCTGCACGCCCACTGGCAGGGCCACGCCGTGCGCGAACTGGCCATTCGCTGGCGCGAAGAGCCGTCGCGCCCTTCGAGTGTGCATCTGCTGCGCGTCAGCTGCGAGTATCTCCAGGAGCTGAACCGGCTTTGCCGGTTGCGGCAGATAACGCCCCCGGCACACCATAAAGCGCAGGCGACGGTTTTGCGCTGA
- a CDS encoding pentapeptide repeat-containing protein has translation MQNFIGQDLALADFTGTNLTGAKFTCADLAGAKFTGANLIGADFTGANLSGAKFNATILTGANFVGADLTDAFLRTAKLTGANLVGAKLLRAILSFADLCEVKASASDMRDCRINGARMFEIFLVGADLRGASFLCSDLSGANLRGADVRGANFQDANLSNATFDGANLEGATLTNALTRGVDFRWSKVS, from the coding sequence ATGCAGAATTTTATTGGGCAGGACCTTGCCCTCGCCGACTTTACCGGCACAAACTTGACCGGTGCAAAATTCACTTGCGCCGATCTTGCCGGTGCCAAATTTACCGGAGCAAATCTAATTGGTGCCGATTTTACTGGCGCCAACCTTTCCGGTGCCAAATTTAACGCAACAATCCTCACAGGTGCCAATTTTGTCGGCGCAGATCTCACCGATGCATTTTTGCGAACTGCCAAGTTGACGGGTGCCAATTTGGTTGGGGCAAAACTGCTCAGAGCCATCTTGAGTTTCGCAGATCTGTGTGAGGTTAAAGCCTCGGCTTCAGATATGCGAGACTGTCGTATTAATGGGGCGCGAATGTTTGAGATATTCCTTGTAGGTGCAGACCTACGAGGAGCGTCCTTTCTATGCTCCGACCTCAGCGGTGCCAATCTCCGTGGCGCAGATGTTCGGGGCGCCAATTTTCAGGACGCCAATCTCAGCAACGCGACCTTCGATGGTGCAAACCTCGAAGGTGCTACTCTAACTAATGCGCTCACAAGGGGTGTTGATTTCCGTTGGAGTAAAGTCAGCTAA